A window of the Nitrosopumilus ureiphilus genome harbors these coding sequences:
- a CDS encoding archaellin/type IV pilin N-terminal domain-containing protein: MRNRRAITPILSGIILMAITIMGGSILYGIQNQVMVAGLSSIELRIIDLKLEKDVNNSCYFQTVFYNSGSESIQEISLKTTLDSGEDFVRKINNFGGELVPRNSTEYFEFLESSNLECGNFTRSNTYSVFVNATSSDSKFSTIKALKIEAVS; this comes from the coding sequence ATGAGGAATAGAAGAGCAATCACCCCTATTCTTTCTGGAATTATTCTTATGGCAATTACAATAATGGGAGGAAGTATACTATATGGCATACAGAATCAGGTTATGGTGGCAGGGCTTTCATCAATTGAACTTAGAATTATTGATTTAAAATTAGAAAAAGATGTAAATAATTCATGTTATTTTCAAACTGTTTTTTATAATTCAGGATCAGAATCAATACAAGAAATTTCTCTAAAAACAACATTGGATAGTGGCGAGGATTTTGTAAGAAAAATTAACAATTTTGGGGGGGAACTAGTTCCTAGAAATTCGACAGAATATTTTGAATTTTTAGAATCTTCTAATTTGGAATGTGGTAATTTTACTAGGTCTAACACTTATTCGGTATTTGTTAATGCTACGTCGTCTGATTCTAAATTTAGTACAATCAAGGCTTTGAAAATTGAGGCTGTTTCTTAG
- a CDS encoding type II/IV secretion system ATPase subunit, with product MGKINIDARGNDSIFEKISSFFSPSSETKSKFIFQLVNLSIENILDYEIFANYNVGLCRVYIGKDKKGKMHYLIDEPQIDNVGKAIYTKIMKFLYISLPSEIGNDLSTRIYLKKKIIEIAKKMKLEKHIIPILDTLLYYVMRDAFGYGIIDVLMKDDNLEDILEENFDSPVGIIHKKFGEYSILDTNISFGSIEATNSFVQKLVQRTGKSMTAAVPYIDSMTKEGHRIAATFGKEVSLPGPNFTIRKFGKKPLTITKLLQMGTLNPLMAAYVWTLLDSKAFVLIIGSTAAGKTTTIGALTSLINPQMKITTIEDTPELRMGHVHWQRLITRKGSSILSDKYEVAMNELVRLSLRSRPDYIVVGEVRGEEISSLIQAVATGHGGLTSFHASDASATLVRMKSPPMNVHLSGQMLISSIVQQNRLVTPDGKIVRRVTEITEIVPRDDKIELKKVMGWDASEMQFFPEGVEELVKNSERLREVSMINGWTKEDLTNQLITRMCFLMRMVQNNITEFSKVSEELEKFYYDPLERYVSVLATKSLGELSNEKISAKQLSNLGP from the coding sequence ATGGGCAAAATAAACATCGATGCCAGAGGAAATGATTCAATTTTTGAAAAGATTTCATCATTCTTTTCTCCTTCCAGCGAAACAAAATCAAAATTTATTTTTCAGCTTGTAAATCTTTCAATAGAAAATATTCTAGATTATGAAATCTTTGCAAATTATAATGTAGGACTATGTAGGGTATACATCGGCAAGGATAAGAAAGGTAAGATGCATTATCTTATCGATGAACCACAAATAGATAATGTTGGTAAGGCAATTTATACAAAAATTATGAAATTTCTTTACATTTCATTGCCTTCTGAAATTGGAAATGATCTATCAACTAGAATATATCTAAAAAAGAAAATAATTGAAATAGCAAAGAAGATGAAATTGGAAAAACATATCATTCCAATTCTGGATACATTGTTGTACTATGTAATGAGAGATGCATTTGGTTATGGTATAATTGATGTGTTGATGAAAGATGATAATTTAGAAGATATTCTTGAGGAGAATTTTGACAGTCCAGTTGGAATAATTCATAAAAAATTTGGTGAATATAGTATACTTGATACCAACATTAGTTTTGGCAGTATAGAGGCTACAAACTCTTTTGTCCAAAAACTTGTTCAAAGAACTGGAAAAAGTATGACTGCAGCAGTTCCCTATATTGATAGTATGACAAAAGAAGGACATAGAATAGCTGCCACATTTGGAAAAGAAGTATCTTTGCCAGGACCTAATTTTACAATACGTAAATTTGGTAAAAAACCACTAACAATTACAAAATTACTGCAGATGGGAACATTAAACCCACTTATGGCAGCATATGTTTGGACATTATTAGATTCTAAAGCTTTTGTTTTAATTATTGGTTCGACTGCTGCTGGAAAAACAACAACCATAGGCGCACTCACTTCTTTGATTAACCCACAAATGAAAATAACTACCATTGAAGACACTCCAGAACTTAGAATGGGGCATGTTCATTGGCAACGTCTAATCACAAGAAAGGGTTCTAGCATACTTTCTGACAAATATGAAGTTGCAATGAATGAACTTGTCAGGCTATCGCTTCGATCACGTCCTGATTATATTGTGGTAGGTGAGGTAAGGGGAGAAGAAATTTCATCACTCATTCAAGCAGTAGCTACAGGACACGGAGGGTTGACTAGTTTTCATGCATCAGATGCAAGTGCAACGCTAGTTAGGATGAAAAGTCCCCCAATGAATGTACATCTGAGTGGTCAGATGTTGATTTCAAGCATTGTGCAACAAAATAGACTTGTTACACCAGATGGAAAGATTGTCCGACGGGTTACTGAAATTACAGAAATAGTGCCAAGAGATGACAAAATTGAGCTAAAAAAAGTCATGGGTTGGGATGCATCAGAGATGCAATTCTTTCCTGAGGGGGTAGAAGAGCTTGTGAAAAACTCAGAGAGACTTCGCGAGGTTTCAATGATAAATGGATGGACAAAAGAAGATCTTACCAATCAATTAATCACCAGAATGTGTTTTCTTATGAGAATGGTACAAAACAATATTACAGAATTTAGTAAGGTTTCAGAAGAACTTGAAAAATTCTATTATGATCCATTAGAGAGATATGTATCTGTACTAGCTACAAAATCTTTAGGCGAACTCAGTAATGAAAAAATTTCCGCGAAACAACTGTCAAACTTAGGCCCATAA
- a CDS encoding archaellin/type IV pilin N-terminal domain-containing protein, with product MTNNEQKKFALKRRRAISPILAVIVLLGITVVAGGLVFSVFSTSATTASSADVIAIQNVQAIKGTGHADITATVKNAGGQPWTKIEMTVSKSELSEPILYESLHEVFQGCDGTPDASGNCAEGDAKERDNPMRAQWLGSLDKTGGTTGEADKGEGIAAGRKLVFEPKDSYRTIKILNGTSVGEAFGVKAPSATYTGDLTACTLTSSWSNGCTATLKELDSSVGGNIACKLTSDSVDGECKAYTHQDITGSPIGTGQSVYFYADVFTNEITGLNNQVVRVGDNLVANIFATNADGGETRVQTIIKVTGV from the coding sequence ATGACAAACAACGAACAAAAAAAGTTCGCACTCAAAAGACGTCGTGCCATTAGTCCAATTTTGGCAGTGATAGTACTACTTGGAATTACTGTAGTAGCAGGAGGACTAGTATTTTCAGTCTTCTCAACTTCTGCAACTACAGCAAGTTCAGCAGATGTTATTGCTATCCAAAATGTTCAGGCAATAAAAGGTACAGGTCATGCAGACATTACTGCAACTGTCAAAAATGCAGGAGGACAACCATGGACCAAAATAGAAATGACTGTTTCAAAATCTGAACTCAGTGAGCCAATTCTTTACGAATCACTGCACGAGGTTTTCCAAGGATGTGATGGAACACCTGATGCAAGTGGCAATTGTGCAGAGGGAGATGCCAAAGAAAGAGACAATCCTATGAGAGCTCAATGGTTAGGTTCCCTTGATAAAACTGGTGGAACCACTGGTGAGGCCGATAAAGGTGAAGGTATTGCAGCAGGAAGAAAACTTGTTTTTGAACCAAAAGACAGCTATAGAACCATCAAAATATTGAATGGGACCTCTGTAGGTGAAGCATTTGGGGTAAAAGCACCATCAGCAACATACACAGGGGATCTTACAGCATGTACATTAACTTCATCATGGAGTAATGGATGTACTGCAACTCTCAAGGAATTGGATTCTAGTGTGGGAGGCAATATTGCCTGTAAATTAACCTCAGATTCGGTTGATGGTGAATGTAAAGCATATACTCATCAAGACATCACAGGTAGTCCCATAGGTACAGGTCAGTCAGTCTACTTTTATGCAGATGTCTTTACTAATGAAATTACTGGTCTCAATAACCAAGTAGTTAGAGTAGGAGATAACTTAGTGGCCAACATCTTTGCGACAAATGCAGATGGAGGAGAAACTAGAGTGCAAACCATAATCAAAGTAACGGGTGTCTAA
- a CDS encoding ParB/RepB/Spo0J family partition protein: protein MKSMLRLEIKKIQENPWHFRLMYQSDFDSIVESIKNAGVESVPYPIVAQIKKKFYIVDGHSRIKAALKSGETRITCQLFTNIKDLHDLRIASFQMNKEGYSNPLLLSDMFYEEIQSGSNTDKVAQEYNVNKKYVSTLLKIRSLHDDTKSVINKILENSKKKYQFILNQITPDHLASIADLPPEKQTLVVDWIFRDIMYGPTDETLVSIPSVHEVLEEIEKISETKQKKTYKKRSLQNKVKEFPLTCRCGLRFDINIKNNTVYEHIEQNNVIIKKKFERGTDVDVFSSKFYPKEELVSLIKNAKFDVTIVLTKGILNEIRE, encoded by the coding sequence ATGAAATCTATGTTGAGACTAGAAATCAAAAAGATTCAGGAGAATCCATGGCATTTTAGATTGATGTACCAAAGTGACTTTGACTCTATTGTAGAATCAATAAAAAATGCTGGGGTTGAATCCGTACCATATCCAATAGTTGCCCAGATTAAGAAAAAATTTTACATCGTAGATGGACATTCGCGTATCAAGGCTGCCCTGAAATCTGGGGAAACAAGGATTACCTGTCAATTATTTACAAATATCAAAGACCTTCATGATTTGAGAATAGCATCTTTTCAAATGAATAAGGAAGGATATTCCAATCCCCTTTTACTTTCAGACATGTTCTACGAAGAAATACAGTCAGGCTCAAACACCGACAAAGTTGCCCAAGAATATAATGTAAACAAAAAATATGTTTCAACTTTATTGAAGATTAGATCTCTGCATGATGATACAAAATCAGTAATTAATAAAATATTGGAGAATTCGAAAAAGAAATATCAATTTATTTTAAATCAAATCACACCTGATCATCTTGCAAGTATTGCAGATTTACCTCCTGAAAAACAAACACTGGTAGTAGATTGGATCTTCAGAGACATTATGTATGGACCTACAGATGAAACACTTGTTTCTATTCCAAGTGTACACGAAGTTCTAGAAGAGATTGAAAAAATTTCAGAAACCAAACAAAAAAAAACATACAAGAAAAGATCCCTTCAAAATAAAGTAAAGGAATTCCCACTAACATGTAGATGTGGTTTAAGATTTGACATCAATATAAAAAACAATACTGTGTATGAACATATTGAACAAAATAATGTAATCATAAAGAAAAAATTTGAAAGAGGTACAGATGTTGATGTTTTCTCTTCAAAATTTTATCCAAAAGAAGAACTTGTCAGCTTGATAAAAAATGCAAAATTTGATGTTACCATAGTCCTAACAAAGGGAATTCTTAATGAAATTAGGGAATAA